Proteins from one Planctomyces sp. SH-PL62 genomic window:
- a CDS encoding MmcQ/YjbR family DNA-binding protein has protein sequence MDSSDSQELALGFGDAEESAHMGAADFRVGGRIFATLAHEHLGFGNLILSAELQQALIA, from the coding sequence ATGGACTCCAGCGACTCCCAGGAGCTTGCCCTCGGCTTTGGCGACGCCGAGGAGAGCGCGCACATGGGGGCTGCCGACTTCCGGGTCGGCGGCCGCATCTTCGCGACCCTCGCCCATGAGCATCTGGGGTTCGGGAATCTGATCCTCTCCGCCGAACTTCAGCAGGCCCTGATCGCCTGA